One Desulfuromonas acetexigens genomic window carries:
- a CDS encoding type II toxin-antitoxin system RelE/ParE family toxin: MSFAVRYTRTAREDLLRLYDFLLRKDPRAARGALDAIEKSIAVLRDFPFTCRKATPDDPFLRELVIPFSGGGYVALFEIEDDKTVTVLAVRHQREDDYR; this comes from the coding sequence GTGAGCTTTGCTGTCCGTTACACCAGGACCGCCAGGGAAGACCTTCTGCGGTTGTACGATTTCCTCCTGCGAAAAGACCCGCGCGCCGCGCGCGGCGCCCTCGATGCCATCGAAAAGAGCATCGCCGTCCTGCGCGATTTTCCCTTTACCTGCCGCAAGGCGACCCCCGACGACCCTTTTCTGCGCGAGTTGGTGATACCTTTCAGTGGCGGCGGCTATGTCGCGCTTTTTGAGATCGAAGACGATAAAACCGTCACCGTCCTCGCGGTTCGCCATCAACGCGAAGACGATTATCGCTGA
- a CDS encoding IS5 family transposase — MKPKKPQPQDQAELFRSRLDQILDRNHPLFVLANQIDWSVFDQTFGRLYADKGRPALPTRLMVGLHYLKHAFDESDESVVARLLENPYWQYFCGFEFFIHRLPLDPSSLVRWRKRIGPKNMEPLFGETLETAKRGEHLTESHLERVNVDTTVQEKAIAYPTDARLQHKARVLLVKAAKKRGIPLRQSYLRLGKTALIMAGRYAHARQMRRAKAEQKKIKNYLGRVYRNLLRNCPQPDEELAELLHLTKRLLTQKRNDKDKLYSLHAPEVECISKGKAHKKYEFGCKVSVATTSKDNWIVSVEALHGNPFDGHTLKGALQQIRRLVGWEAENAYVDKGYKGNPKQLGATNVHLANRRKKSMKPSEWRWFKRRSAIEPVIGHMKQDNRMDRNYLKGTDGDKMNAILAACGFNLRKLLRALLWLVFKELDRLKSLLMLLKRAGWVARERIRSPGFNMEFPSGIA; from the coding sequence ATGAAGCCAAAGAAGCCGCAACCGCAAGATCAGGCCGAACTGTTTCGATCGCGCCTTGACCAGATCCTTGACAGGAACCATCCGCTGTTCGTATTGGCCAACCAGATCGACTGGTCCGTGTTCGACCAGACGTTTGGCCGGTTGTATGCCGACAAAGGGCGTCCGGCATTGCCGACCCGGTTAATGGTCGGGCTGCACTACTTGAAGCACGCCTTCGACGAGAGCGACGAATCGGTGGTGGCTCGGTTGCTGGAGAACCCCTACTGGCAATATTTCTGCGGGTTCGAGTTCTTCATCCATCGCCTGCCCCTCGATCCGAGTTCCTTGGTGCGCTGGCGCAAGCGGATCGGCCCGAAAAACATGGAGCCGTTGTTTGGCGAGACGTTGGAGACGGCCAAGCGCGGCGAACATCTGACCGAGTCGCACCTGGAGCGGGTCAACGTCGACACCACGGTGCAGGAGAAGGCGATCGCCTATCCGACAGACGCCCGGCTGCAGCACAAGGCGCGGGTGCTCCTGGTCAAGGCGGCGAAGAAGCGCGGCATTCCGTTACGGCAGAGCTACCTTCGCCTCGGCAAGACCGCCCTGATCATGGCCGGCCGCTATGCCCATGCTCGGCAGATGCGGCGGGCGAAAGCAGAACAGAAGAAGATCAAGAACTACCTGGGTCGGGTGTATCGCAACCTCCTGCGCAACTGTCCGCAGCCGGACGAAGAGCTGGCGGAGTTGCTGCATCTGACCAAAAGGCTGCTGACCCAGAAGCGTAACGACAAAGACAAACTGTACAGCCTGCACGCCCCCGAGGTGGAGTGCATCAGCAAGGGCAAGGCCCACAAGAAATACGAGTTCGGCTGCAAGGTGTCGGTGGCGACAACGTCCAAGGACAACTGGATCGTCAGCGTGGAGGCGCTGCACGGCAATCCGTTCGACGGCCACACCCTCAAAGGCGCCCTGCAACAGATCCGGCGCCTCGTTGGCTGGGAGGCCGAAAATGCCTACGTGGACAAGGGTTACAAGGGCAACCCGAAGCAACTGGGCGCAACCAACGTTCACCTGGCCAATCGACGGAAAAAGAGCATGAAGCCGAGTGAGTGGCGCTGGTTCAAGCGGCGATCCGCCATTGAGCCGGTCATTGGCCACATGAAGCAGGACAACCGGATGGATCGCAACTATCTCAAGGGTACCGACGGCGACAAGATGAATGCCATCCTGGCCGCCTGCGGCTTCAACCTGAGAAAGCTTCTGCGGGCTCTTCTTTGGCTTGTTTTCAAAGAACTGGACCGACTCAAATCGTTGCTGATGTTGCTCAAACGAGCCGGTTGGGTCGCCAGGGAACGGATACGGTCACCTGGGTTCAACATGGAATTCCCTTCGGGTATCGCCTGA
- a CDS encoding class I SAM-dependent DNA methyltransferase: protein MDHSTIASAYNSLAERWLDERFGRTDGVRQHERALAFLDDGSEGWALNVGCGCNTRFNPMLRDRGLRIEGIDISERMIELARVADPAVLLHHADVCGWRPQRTYRFISAWDSIWHVRLEEQRPLLLKLMHALEAGGVFIFSAGGLDHADEHVDSAMGPPLYYSTLGIPGLLDVIKEAGCLCRHLEFDQYPLKHLVVMAQRPA, encoded by the coding sequence ATGGATCACTCCACCATTGCCTCTGCCTATAATTCACTGGCCGAACGCTGGCTGGACGAGCGGTTTGGTCGGACTGACGGCGTTCGCCAACACGAGCGTGCCCTGGCCTTTCTTGACGACGGCAGCGAAGGCTGGGCGCTTAATGTCGGCTGCGGCTGCAATACTCGCTTCAACCCTATGCTGCGCGATCGCGGGTTGCGGATCGAGGGCATCGATATCTCCGAGCGTATGATTGAATTGGCCAGAGTCGCCGATCCCGCTGTCCTTCTGCATCATGCCGACGTCTGCGGCTGGCGCCCCCAGCGCACCTATCGCTTCATCTCGGCCTGGGACAGCATTTGGCATGTCCGACTTGAAGAACAACGACCGTTGCTGCTGAAACTCATGCATGCCCTGGAGGCCGGAGGCGTCTTTATCTTTTCCGCGGGGGGGCTTGATCATGCGGACGAGCACGTCGACTCGGCAATGGGGCCTCCCCTCTATTACAGCACGCTCGGGATCCCGGGCCTGCTCGACGTCATCAAGGAAGCGGGGTGCCTTTGCCGGCACCTCGAATTCGATCAGTATCCGTTGAAGCATCTCGTCGTCATGGCTCAACGGCCCGCCTGA
- a CDS encoding peptidase U32 family protein, whose protein sequence is MTPPVKPELLAPCGSLEAFFAAMESGADAVYAGLKEFSARAKAKNFSLTDMERMLAYAHQRGRKVYVTLNTLVKEAELPQLVDTLAALEAMGIDAVILQDLAVWRLAKEHFPGIELHASTQMTVHNAAGVRMLEKMGFTRGVLARELSLAEIAAIRAQTTLELEHFIHGALCFCFSGQCYFSSFLGGKSGNRGRCAQPCRRRYRYRQNDGYYFSPNDLSAIDLLPQLREAGVISFKIEGRMKSAEYVANVVGAYRLALDAPATKRAEAVKEAKQLLKSSFGRPPTKGFLPGGIPTDIAVPSIKGATGQLLGEVAAVRGGDVSFKTRDRLHVGDRLRIQPKSDQAGTAFTVKSLLLGRNPVKKVNADSYVTVPSPFSGIFKVGDGVFKVSSEQAFTMSEVACRRKLEAVRREPAPVDLELSVSAERMHIVGSCGAIRVEGDYPLESYPAGDSSLTPEILRGVFAKAADEPFALRDLTTGELPAVVIPPKRLKEIRRDFYQALRREAEERRGRVRREHRQAALADLLPAAPRRAAEERRISVAIRDSRDAQLLNDSAVDRLILPLTPGNVQESGRLGKRGDDRGEQIVWDIPFIIFDHQWDGYRATVRELVNRGFLSFRLNNLAHFELFAGLEGLLLSTSYRLYALNSQALLAWKELGAGEAALYIEDDRDNLGDILQRPVGMPLGMVVYASVPLITSRIPIKGVRGDTPVVSDRGDTYRVHKSGDLTVLTSETDFSLLGRLPELQGLGCGRFTLELGHLGPFSPKGKQVMEALKKGQALPGTTLFNYESGME, encoded by the coding sequence ATGACCCCTCCCGTTAAACCCGAACTGCTCGCCCCCTGCGGTAGCCTCGAAGCCTTCTTCGCCGCCATGGAAAGCGGCGCTGATGCCGTCTACGCCGGGCTCAAGGAGTTTTCCGCCCGGGCCAAGGCGAAGAACTTTTCCCTGACCGACATGGAGCGGATGCTCGCCTACGCCCACCAGCGCGGGCGCAAGGTCTACGTCACCCTCAACACCCTGGTCAAGGAAGCGGAGCTGCCGCAGCTGGTCGACACCCTCGCGGCACTGGAAGCGATGGGGATCGACGCGGTGATTTTGCAGGATCTGGCGGTCTGGCGGCTGGCGAAGGAGCACTTTCCCGGGATCGAGCTGCACGCCTCGACGCAGATGACGGTGCACAACGCCGCCGGGGTGCGGATGCTGGAGAAGATGGGTTTTACCCGGGGCGTGCTGGCCCGAGAACTCTCCCTGGCGGAGATCGCCGCGATCCGCGCCCAAACCACCCTGGAGCTGGAGCACTTCATCCACGGCGCCCTCTGTTTCTGCTTTTCCGGCCAGTGCTATTTTTCCTCCTTTCTCGGCGGCAAGAGCGGCAACCGCGGGCGCTGCGCCCAGCCATGCCGCCGCCGCTACCGCTATCGCCAGAACGACGGCTACTATTTTTCCCCCAACGACCTCTCGGCCATCGACCTCTTGCCGCAGTTGCGCGAAGCCGGGGTCATCAGCTTCAAGATCGAAGGGAGGATGAAGAGCGCCGAGTACGTCGCCAACGTCGTCGGCGCCTACCGGCTGGCCCTCGACGCCCCCGCCACCAAACGGGCGGAGGCGGTCAAGGAGGCCAAGCAGCTGCTCAAGTCTTCCTTCGGGCGGCCGCCGACCAAGGGCTTTCTCCCCGGCGGCATCCCCACCGACATCGCCGTCCCCTCGATCAAGGGGGCGACCGGGCAGTTGCTCGGCGAGGTCGCGGCGGTGCGCGGCGGCGATGTCTCCTTCAAAACCCGCGACCGGCTGCACGTCGGCGACCGCCTGCGCATCCAGCCGAAGAGCGACCAGGCCGGCACCGCCTTTACCGTGAAGAGCCTGCTGCTCGGACGCAACCCAGTGAAAAAGGTCAATGCCGACAGCTACGTCACCGTCCCCTCCCCCTTTTCCGGGATTTTCAAGGTCGGCGACGGGGTCTTCAAGGTCTCTTCGGAGCAGGCCTTCACCATGAGCGAGGTCGCCTGCCGGCGCAAGCTGGAGGCGGTGCGCCGGGAACCGGCTCCGGTCGACCTGGAGCTGTCCGTCAGCGCCGAGCGCATGCACATCGTCGGGTCCTGCGGCGCCATCCGCGTCGAAGGGGACTACCCGCTGGAGAGCTACCCGGCCGGGGACTCCTCGCTGACTCCCGAGATCTTAAGGGGGGTCTTCGCAAAGGCCGCGGACGAGCCCTTCGCCCTGCGCGATTTGACCACCGGGGAACTGCCGGCGGTGGTCATCCCGCCCAAGCGGCTCAAGGAGATCCGCCGTGATTTCTACCAGGCGCTGCGCCGGGAAGCGGAAGAGCGCCGGGGGCGGGTGCGCCGCGAGCATCGCCAGGCGGCCCTGGCCGACTTGCTCCCCGCCGCGCCGCGCCGCGCCGCCGAGGAACGGCGGATCAGCGTCGCCATCCGCGACAGCCGCGACGCCCAGTTGCTTAATGACTCGGCCGTCGATCGCCTGATCCTCCCCCTGACCCCGGGCAACGTCCAGGAGTCAGGCCGTCTGGGCAAGCGCGGCGACGACCGGGGGGAACAGATCGTCTGGGATATTCCCTTCATCATTTTCGATCACCAGTGGGATGGCTACCGCGCCACCGTCCGCGAGCTGGTGAACCGGGGCTTTCTTTCTTTCCGCCTCAACAATCTCGCCCATTTCGAACTCTTCGCCGGGCTGGAGGGGCTCCTGCTGAGCACCAGTTACCGGCTTTATGCCCTCAACAGCCAGGCCCTTCTCGCCTGGAAGGAACTGGGCGCCGGAGAAGCGGCCCTGTACATCGAGGATGACCGTGACAATCTGGGTGACATCCTGCAACGCCCCGTCGGCATGCCCTTGGGGATGGTGGTTTACGCCTCGGTACCGCTCATCACTTCGCGCATCCCGATCAAAGGGGTGCGCGGCGACACGCCGGTGGTCTCCGACCGGGGGGACACCTACCGGGTGCACAAATCGGGGGATTTGACGGTGCTGACCTCGGAAACGGACTTCTCCCTTTTGGGTCGCCTCCCCGAACTGCAAGGGCTCGGCTGCGGCCGCTTCACCCTGGAACTGGGGCATCTCGGCCCTTTCTCGCCCAAAGGCAAGCAGGTCATGGAGGCGCTGAAGAAGGGACAGGCGCTGCCGGGGACGACCCTCTTCAACTATGAGTCGGGGATGGAATAG
- a CDS encoding GIDE domain-containing protein produces the protein MSKERNRLLIVNKVSPGAEGLESLPATLAKRFGLDAFAARQRLLGQGIALLANGPDETLEKITPLLTEQGIEHWLVDPTPPRFAPARVQGFRLGGESLTFLTGEKEVSLDGESRVLGVLADLSGAVVDRDLKRLLVQTAYRGADALSRLDDDEIFKTALQHQPILDLYLLDADYRVRSGVRIFAGRFDPQGLEEHKSYSVAGNLKAILRLIRERADDFQLRCDFGLAALPGCALKRVPPGEAPGREQLAPLTRFGWLMADLWRHQIAAEEASRTASAEIPATLTALIGGPAAAVVATAAGVKLPGMEEVAAALGEDAAKPAPTAQGVPLPLPEELPPLRRHSRRLLLRIFLVAMGVGMALFGVIGETVTALVRQGMRNGLLPALFAGGAFWGGFYYLRLKRHLENLPTSKARSVALGLVEVHGRARRTYAVVSPMTQQPCVFYRLRKLRRNHENQSWEEVSTTDCGPIPFAVEDDTGRLTVDPRGAVLKPRHRQEGLPGQMSMLLMASSVSDPTEKWIEEIIPEGAPVYVVGYASAPRPAASSLRERTLAALRELKQNRHLMNRYDADGDGRISADEWQAAREEVEERVLRQSLATADEDGPRPSSVVIGRPARRDLPFIIAETESEAHLTRGYGVLSAVFLILGLGLAVLALTRLVDF, from the coding sequence ATGTCCAAGGAGCGGAATCGGCTGCTGATCGTCAACAAGGTCTCGCCGGGAGCGGAGGGGCTCGAAAGCCTGCCGGCGACGCTGGCGAAGCGTTTCGGCCTCGACGCCTTTGCCGCCCGCCAGCGCCTGCTCGGCCAGGGGATTGCCCTGCTCGCCAACGGCCCCGACGAAACCCTCGAAAAGATCACGCCGCTCTTGACGGAACAGGGCATCGAGCACTGGCTGGTCGATCCGACCCCGCCGCGCTTCGCCCCGGCGCGGGTGCAGGGTTTCCGCCTCGGCGGCGAAAGCCTGACCTTTCTCACCGGCGAAAAGGAAGTATCCCTCGACGGCGAATCGCGGGTGCTTGGCGTTCTCGCCGATCTCAGCGGCGCCGTGGTCGACCGCGACCTCAAGCGCCTGCTGGTGCAGACCGCCTATCGCGGCGCCGATGCCCTGAGCCGCCTCGACGACGACGAAATCTTCAAGACCGCACTGCAGCATCAGCCGATCCTCGACCTCTATCTGCTCGATGCCGACTACCGGGTGCGATCCGGGGTGCGCATCTTCGCAGGACGCTTCGATCCCCAAGGGCTGGAAGAACACAAGAGCTATAGTGTCGCCGGCAATCTCAAGGCGATTCTGCGCCTGATCCGGGAGCGCGCCGACGACTTCCAGTTGCGCTGCGATTTCGGTCTCGCGGCTCTTCCCGGTTGCGCCCTGAAGCGGGTGCCGCCCGGGGAGGCGCCGGGGCGGGAACAGCTCGCCCCCCTGACCCGCTTCGGCTGGCTGATGGCCGACCTGTGGCGTCACCAGATCGCCGCCGAGGAAGCAAGTCGGACCGCGTCAGCCGAGATTCCGGCCACCCTCACCGCCCTGATCGGCGGACCGGCTGCGGCGGTGGTCGCCACGGCCGCCGGGGTCAAGCTGCCGGGGATGGAGGAAGTGGCCGCGGCCCTGGGGGAAGACGCCGCCAAACCGGCTCCGACGGCGCAAGGCGTGCCCCTGCCCCTGCCCGAAGAACTGCCGCCGCTGCGGCGCCATTCCCGACGACTGCTGCTGCGGATTTTTCTGGTGGCGATGGGCGTGGGCATGGCCCTCTTCGGCGTCATCGGCGAGACGGTGACCGCGCTGGTTCGCCAAGGGATGCGCAATGGCCTGCTCCCTGCCCTCTTTGCCGGGGGCGCTTTCTGGGGGGGCTTCTACTACCTGCGGCTGAAGCGCCATCTGGAAAATCTGCCGACCAGCAAGGCTCGCTCAGTGGCGCTGGGGCTGGTCGAGGTTCACGGCCGGGCGCGACGCACATATGCCGTGGTCTCGCCCATGACCCAGCAGCCCTGCGTCTTTTACCGCCTGCGCAAGCTGCGGCGCAATCACGAAAACCAGAGTTGGGAGGAGGTCAGCACCACCGACTGCGGGCCGATCCCCTTTGCGGTCGAGGACGACACCGGCCGCCTCACCGTCGATCCCCGGGGCGCCGTCCTCAAACCCCGCCACCGTCAGGAAGGACTGCCCGGCCAGATGAGCATGTTGCTGATGGCCTCGTCCGTCTCCGATCCGACGGAAAAATGGATCGAGGAGATCATTCCCGAGGGCGCCCCGGTTTACGTCGTCGGTTACGCTTCCGCTCCCCGACCGGCGGCAAGCAGCCTGCGGGAACGAACCCTCGCCGCCCTGCGCGAACTGAAACAGAACCGCCACCTGATGAACCGCTATGATGCCGACGGTGACGGCCGCATCAGCGCCGACGAATGGCAGGCCGCCCGCGAGGAGGTCGAAGAGCGGGTGCTGCGCCAGTCCCTGGCGACAGCGGACGAAGACGGCCCCCGGCCGTCGTCGGTGGTGATCGGCCGCCCGGCACGGCGGGATCTGCCCTTCATCATCGCCGAAACCGAGTCGGAAGCCCATCTCACCCGGGGCTACGGCGTGCTCAGCGCGGTCTTTTTAATTCTTGGCCTGGGGTTGGCGGTGCTCGCGCTGACCCGGCTGGTTGATTTTTAA
- a CDS encoding LemA family protein, giving the protein MTLWIPLGVILLVLVLLILYVIVVYNGLVTLKNNIDKAWSNIDVLLKQRFDELPKLIKVCEGYMQHERQTLEAVVKARSMIANAQGDQEQLAAQNALTDTLRSLFMVVERYPELKADKVFKQLSTRITEIEEMIADRRELYNESVNLYNIRIEQFPDVLVARLFNFANRELWRIDPAHRADVAVEFRAN; this is encoded by the coding sequence ATGACCCTCTGGATCCCCCTCGGCGTCATCCTGCTCGTTCTGGTGTTGCTTATCCTCTACGTCATCGTCGTTTACAACGGCCTGGTGACGCTGAAGAACAACATCGACAAGGCCTGGAGCAACATCGACGTGCTACTCAAGCAACGCTTCGACGAACTGCCCAAGCTGATCAAGGTCTGCGAAGGCTACATGCAACACGAACGGCAGACCCTCGAAGCGGTGGTCAAGGCCCGCTCGATGATCGCCAATGCCCAGGGGGATCAGGAGCAGCTTGCCGCCCAGAACGCCCTGACCGACACCCTGCGTTCCCTCTTCATGGTCGTCGAGCGCTACCCCGAGCTCAAGGCCGACAAGGTCTTCAAGCAGCTCAGCACGCGCATCACCGAGATCGAAGAGATGATCGCCGACCGCCGCGAGCTCTACAACGAGTCGGTGAACCTCTACAACATCCGCATCGAGCAGTTCCCCGACGTGCTTGTCGCCCGCCTCTTCAATTTCGCCAACCGCGAGTTGTGGCGGATCGATCCGGCCCACCGCGCCGATGTGGCGGTCGAGTTCCGCGCCAACTGA
- a CDS encoding Dabb family protein — translation MIRHIIFFKFKADAGESAIADLEASLNGLPGLIAEIRAFSCGRDVLRSARSYDLALVADFDDLAALDRYQVHPDHQAVVAKVKVLAESVVAVDFEC, via the coding sequence ATGATCCGACACATCATCTTTTTCAAATTCAAGGCCGACGCCGGCGAGTCCGCCATCGCCGATCTCGAAGCGAGCCTCAACGGCCTGCCCGGGCTCATCGCCGAGATCCGCGCCTTCAGCTGCGGCCGCGACGTGCTGCGCTCGGCCCGCTCCTACGACCTCGCCCTGGTTGCCGACTTTGACGACCTCGCCGCCCTCGACCGCTACCAGGTACACCCCGACCACCAGGCGGTCGTGGCCAAGGTCAAGGTGCTGGCCGAAAGCGTGGTCGCCGTCGATTTCGAGTGTTGA
- a CDS encoding aldehyde dehydrogenase family protein has protein sequence MRDYQKFYIDGRWVESRGRETIEVVNPASEQVMARIPAGVGEDAEAAIAAARRAFDGWAATPVAQRQALLEKLRHGLSERAEELAEVITDEVGMPLKMTQRVQVGLPIAVLESTIKLLDDFSFEETVGNSLVLREAVGVVACITPWNYPLHQIVAKLAPALAAGCTVILKPSEVAPCNAFILAELIDAAGFPPGVFNLICGTGPVVGEVLAAHPEVDMVSFTGSTRAGKRVSELAAATVKRLALELGGKSAAVVLDDADLATAIKGTLNACFLNSGQTCSAHTRLLVPESRYDEAARLATEGARGFTVGDPKGGQAKLGPLVSAVQRERVREYIQKGLAEGAELLCGGAEAPEGLATGYYVQPTVFGRVTPTMTIAREEIFGPVLSILTYRDEAEAIRIANDSPYGLAGAVWSADGERAQRVARRLRTGQVDINGGRFNLLAPFGGYKQSGHGREFGTFGLEEFLEIKSLQL, from the coding sequence ATGCGCGATTACCAGAAGTTCTATATCGATGGCCGCTGGGTCGAGTCCCGGGGCCGGGAAACGATCGAGGTTGTCAATCCGGCGAGCGAGCAGGTCATGGCGCGGATTCCGGCGGGCGTCGGCGAAGATGCCGAGGCGGCGATTGCTGCTGCCCGCCGCGCTTTTGACGGCTGGGCGGCGACGCCGGTCGCGCAACGCCAGGCGCTGCTGGAAAAACTCCGGCACGGGCTGAGCGAGCGCGCCGAGGAGTTGGCCGAGGTTATCACCGATGAGGTCGGCATGCCGCTGAAGATGACCCAGCGGGTGCAGGTCGGCCTGCCCATCGCGGTACTGGAGAGCACCATCAAGCTGCTCGATGATTTTTCCTTCGAGGAGACCGTCGGGAATTCGCTGGTGCTGCGCGAGGCGGTGGGAGTGGTGGCCTGCATCACCCCCTGGAACTATCCCCTCCATCAGATCGTCGCCAAGCTCGCCCCGGCGCTGGCCGCCGGCTGCACGGTGATCCTCAAGCCGAGTGAGGTCGCCCCCTGCAACGCCTTCATCCTTGCCGAGCTGATCGACGCCGCCGGTTTCCCGCCGGGGGTCTTCAATCTGATCTGCGGCACCGGGCCGGTGGTCGGCGAAGTGCTGGCCGCCCATCCCGAGGTGGACATGGTCTCCTTCACCGGCTCGACCCGCGCCGGCAAGCGGGTCTCCGAGCTGGCCGCCGCGACGGTCAAGCGCCTCGCGCTGGAGTTGGGAGGCAAGTCGGCGGCGGTCGTGCTCGACGATGCCGACCTGGCGACGGCGATCAAAGGCACCTTGAACGCCTGCTTCCTCAATTCGGGCCAGACCTGCTCGGCTCACACCCGACTGCTGGTGCCGGAAAGCCGCTACGACGAGGCGGCGCGTCTGGCGACGGAAGGGGCGCGGGGCTTCACCGTCGGCGACCCGAAGGGCGGCCAGGCCAAGCTCGGGCCGCTGGTCTCGGCGGTGCAGCGGGAGCGGGTGCGGGAGTACATTCAAAAAGGGCTCGCCGAGGGGGCTGAGCTGCTCTGTGGCGGCGCCGAGGCACCGGAAGGATTGGCGACCGGCTACTATGTGCAACCGACGGTCTTCGGCCGGGTGACGCCGACCATGACCATCGCCCGCGAGGAGATCTTCGGCCCGGTCCTTTCCATCCTGACCTATCGGGACGAAGCGGAAGCGATCCGCATCGCCAACGACTCCCCCTACGGCCTGGCCGGGGCGGTCTGGTCGGCGGACGGGGAGCGGGCGCAACGGGTCGCCCGGCGCCTGCGTACCGGCCAGGTCGACATCAATGGCGGCCGTTTCAACCTCCTCGCCCCCTTCGGCGGCTACAAGCAGTCGGGACACGGCCGCGAGTTCGGCACCTTCGGGCTGGAGGAGTTCCTCGAAATCAAATCCCTGCAACTCTAA